A DNA window from Bacillus sp. SM2101 contains the following coding sequences:
- a CDS encoding Type 1 glutamine amidotransferase-like domain-containing protein has product MKDRYLFLFGGNPSLLQANQSFVQKCGGKKAHIALLITYSPKWKEYLPFYVQTWEELGINSYSVIMPDENNQLDYDQATNTLAQSTGIFIGGGSTYEYHKQYTKSPIKQLIKEHYYNGVPVAACSAGALISLTESFISPDESKTNEIEMIKGIGLLSNILISVHYTEDKQEPYLHSALNQTSIPFGYGIDENACVVFKNEGHLTNIGNSVHSIKISTN; this is encoded by the coding sequence ATGAAAGACAGATATTTATTTTTATTTGGTGGAAACCCTTCATTATTACAAGCTAATCAATCGTTTGTTCAAAAATGTGGGGGCAAAAAAGCTCATATTGCATTATTGATCACTTATTCTCCTAAGTGGAAAGAATACTTACCGTTCTACGTTCAGACTTGGGAGGAGTTAGGTATTAATAGCTATTCTGTCATTATGCCAGACGAAAATAATCAACTAGATTACGATCAAGCTACAAATACATTAGCTCAATCTACGGGGATTTTCATAGGTGGTGGAAGTACATACGAATACCATAAACAATACACAAAGTCACCAATAAAACAGCTAATAAAAGAACATTATTACAATGGCGTTCCTGTCGCAGCCTGTTCTGCTGGTGCACTCATTTCATTAACAGAAAGTTTTATCTCACCTGACGAATCTAAAACTAACGAGATTGAAATGATTAAAGGTATTGGTCTACTTTCCAATATCCTTATCAGTGTACATTATACAGAGGACAAGCAGGAACCATATTTGCATAGTGCTTTGAATCAGACTTCCATTCCATTTGGCTATGGCATTGACGAAAATGCATGTGTTGTATTTAAGAATGAAGGCCATTTGACAAATATAGGAAATTCAGTTCACTCCATAAAAATCAGTACAAATTAA
- a CDS encoding methyl-accepting chemotaxis protein yields the protein MLIKTKKTKDLQKHIDELEEKVRMLKLEKQQRELMTNEFLAQLQTDLVATVDQHQMVNDQHQVLDSLVKTIKSRFEQVQNLSIQSNDISTSVIDKGESLIASTTKMVEQSKIGRDSVIEVEALIKQLGEQTNNASESMTQLGIRSKEIENIVNVINDIADQTNLLALNASIEAARAGEQGKGFAVVAEEVRKLAESTALSTKNIAELTSHIQGEISSALNETTKSSSLVDKGIELSAETTSKINNNLLIMEQEQEEVNNVLQAINEQTAFSKEVIQQINDTKFVFDEINETILMHIEDAEIVDSKLAAGISGIIHKAQEDTNHVKEE from the coding sequence ATGTTAATAAAAACGAAAAAGACAAAAGATTTACAAAAACACATAGATGAACTTGAAGAAAAAGTAAGAATGCTAAAATTAGAAAAACAACAACGAGAATTGATGACAAATGAGTTTCTAGCACAATTACAAACAGACTTGGTTGCGACGGTTGATCAGCATCAAATGGTGAATGATCAACATCAGGTATTAGATTCTTTAGTAAAAACAATAAAAAGCCGTTTTGAACAAGTTCAAAATTTAAGCATTCAATCCAACGACATCTCTACATCTGTTATCGATAAAGGCGAATCACTTATCGCCTCAACAACCAAAATGGTCGAGCAGTCAAAAATAGGTAGAGATTCAGTAATTGAAGTAGAAGCTCTAATTAAACAATTGGGAGAACAGACGAATAATGCTTCTGAGAGTATGACACAGCTTGGTATTCGATCTAAAGAAATTGAAAATATCGTCAATGTCATAAACGATATTGCCGATCAAACAAATCTACTTGCGTTAAATGCATCTATAGAAGCAGCACGTGCTGGTGAACAAGGTAAAGGCTTCGCTGTCGTGGCAGAAGAAGTTAGAAAACTAGCTGAAAGCACAGCGTTAAGTACTAAAAACATTGCTGAACTTACGAGTCATATACAAGGCGAGATAAGTAGTGCTTTAAATGAAACGACAAAGAGCTCCTCTTTAGTTGATAAAGGAATTGAACTAAGTGCTGAAACAACTTCAAAGATAAACAATAATTTACTAATAATGGAACAAGAACAAGAAGAAGTCAATAACGTACTTCAAGCAATTAATGAACAAACAGCCTTTTCTAAAGAGGTCATTCAGCAAATAAATGACACTAAGTTTGTTTTTGATGAAATTAATGAAACGATTCTCATGCATATTGAAGATGCTGAAATAGTTGATTCAAAACTTGCAGCTGGCATTAGCGGAATTATCCATAAAGCACAAGAAGATACCAATCATGTTAAGGAAGAATAG